A region of the Litchfieldia alkalitelluris genome:
TTTTCTTATGTTTATCCTACTTGATCAATCATTTCAGTTTGATTCGGAGTAATTAAACCATACTCACCAACACTTCTTTTAAATACCGCTCTTAACTCGTTAGTGACATCATCGAAGAAATATAGATGTTTTAGATTAAATAATTCCATTTGCAGGATTGCTTCTTCAGCATTCATAGGTTTATAAAATCTCATTGGTAAGCCCTGATTATTTTTTTCTGAGGTTTTGTAGGTTTAGTTAACTCATGTGTTTCTTTAGGTAAGTTAAGCTCTTGTCTAGGTTTCCGATTTATTTTTGTTTTATATTTTCGAAGTTGGCGTTTCATTTTTTCTTCAGCAATATCAACTGATTGGTATAGATCATTAGAATGAGCTTCAGCTCTAATAAACGTTGCATTTAATGGTATGCTTATTTCTACACAATGCTTATTTTTCAAAATAAACACATTTACATGTACGTTTGTGTCGATTGGTTCTTCGAAGAATTGTTCAATCCTTCCAATTTTTTCGTGAATATAAGCTTTAATTGAATCTGTTAGTTGAATGTTTTTACCATAGATGATCAAGTTCATTCTCATTCATCTCCTGTCATGTGATGTTTTTCACAAAAAAAACAACTCTACAACTAACTTGCACGACACTGCTGAAGAAGTTACTGGCTCATTCTAATAACCTACTTTCAATTCCTTACATCCTTAGTATTCCACTTTAATGCCATTTTTCCACTACAAATATGACAAAATTATGAAATCTAGTTTATTTGAATGGTTATGCAATTTTGGTAATATAACCTTTTAAAGATGTATTTTTTCAAAGTGTTCGACATTTGGAAAAGGAGCATAAAAATGATGGAGTTGCTTTTTCCATTCTTGATACTCTTCTGATTGTCTAAAGCCAACTGTATGATCTTCTAATGTTTCCCACTTCACCAACAATAAATATTTCCCCTTAACTTCCATACACCGTTGTAATTCGTGAGATATGTGTCCTTGCATTGAAGCTAAGATTTTCGATGCTTCTCGAAATGCCTCCTCATATTCCTTTTCCATACCATTCTTGACTTGTAGCATAACCGCTTCTAATATCATTATATTTCCCCCTGATTTTAAATATCTCAATCTACAAATTTCTTAATGAAAAGCTAATTATTGTACAAGTAAGCTACCTGTTGTTTTATTATTAATTAAAGACTTATGTTGAAAAATTTAAAACTCTGCCAAAAGGCAATTCCTAGAAAGAAAACAGCCAGTATCAGGGTTAACCAAGAGTAAAAGTTCTTTTTGCTTCGTAATAGTTTAAATATAAAAAATATCAGAAAACATATCAATATCGCCATTCCCGCCATTACTAATAGCATAGTAATCACAACATAATCAACCTCCCATAGAAAAGCAGCGTTTCAGTTTAGAAACGCTGCCCGTTATTCAATAGTGTCTAGTCATTATATCTGATGTTTTCTTTAATTATATTTAGAAATGCTTTTATATTTTCGCTTAAGAGCATTTGTCCTATAATATCTTATAGTATTAAAGTGAAGTCACTCGAAATTGAATTCTTCTCACTAAAAACTTACAGATTATGATTTTGGACAATTTGTTTTTTACCATTAACCTTTATAGAAGGATTTCGGACTAAGATATAATAGGATAAAAATGCTAAAATACTTGATGAAAGGATAATTACTCCCATCGGAATAGCTGTATACTCTCCTGCTATTCCCACAAGTGGGGCTGTTAATGACCCAAGTAAAAATGGCAATACACCGAGCAATGCAGATGCACTTCCTGCCATATGCCCCTTTGATTCCATTGCCAATGAGAAAGCCGATGTGCCAATAATACTTATAGACGTTACTAAAAAGAAAATCGGTATGGCCACAGCTACTAACGGCGCTTTTACTAAAAGAGCAATAAGTAGTGAAATAGCAGCTGTATTTGATAAAAGTAAACCGAATTTCAAAAAGGTTTTTTCAGGGATTTGTTCAGAAAATCGACCAACGATTTGAGTTCCAATAATTAATCCCACACCATTTACACCAAATAAAAAGCTAAACACTTGAGGTGAAACACCATATATATTTTGATATACAAACGAAATGCCAGATACATAGGCAAAGATACCTGCAACAATAAAACCTTGTGTAAAGGCATAACCTGCGAATTCACGATCCTTCAATAAAGAGCCAAAATTATTTACTACATGTTTTAAATTGCTTGGAGTACGTTTTTCAGTAGGCAATGTTTCTTCAAGTTTCAATGCAACAGTTATTAGTAAAACCATACTAATACCAGACAAGAAGATGAAAACCATTTTCCATTTTGCAAAAGCGATGATAGCACCGCCCGTTATCGGTGCAACTATGGGACCAAGATTACCAACTAACATTA
Encoded here:
- the hpf gene encoding ribosome hibernation-promoting factor, HPF/YfiA family, which gives rise to MNLIIYGKNIQLTDSIKAYIHEKIGRIEQFFEEPIDTNVHVNVFILKNKHCVEISIPLNATFIRAEAHSNDLYQSVDIAEEKMKRQLRKYKTKINRKPRQELNLPKETHELTKPTKPQKKIIRAYQ
- a CDS encoding antibiotic biosynthesis monooxygenase family protein codes for the protein MILEAVMLQVKNGMEKEYEEAFREASKILASMQGHISHELQRCMEVKGKYLLLVKWETLEDHTVGFRQSEEYQEWKKQLHHFYAPFPNVEHFEKIHL
- a CDS encoding sigma 54 modulation/S30EA ribosomal C-terminal domain-containing protein, which translates into the protein MRFYKPMNAEEAILQMELFNLKHLYFFDDVTNELRAVFKRSVGEYGLITPNQTEMIDQVG
- a CDS encoding Bcr/CflA family multidrug efflux MFS transporter translates to MNTLSKTKRFQLALLLGSLAILGPFTIDTYLPSFPTIVNEFNTNASLVQMSLTSCLLGLAVGQLIIGPLSDVQGRRKPLLIFLSLYFLSSLICAIAPNIYTLILSRFIQGFAAAGGLVISRAIARDMYSGRDLTKFFALLMLVGNLGPIVAPITGGAIIAFAKWKMVFIFLSGISMVLLITVALKLEETLPTEKRTPSNLKHVVNNFGSLLKDREFAGYAFTQGFIVAGIFAYVSGISFVYQNIYGVSPQVFSFLFGVNGVGLIIGTQIVGRFSEQIPEKTFLKFGLLLSNTAAISLLIALLVKAPLVAVAIPIFFLVTSISIIGTSAFSLAMESKGHMAGSASALLGVLPFLLGSLTAPLVGIAGEYTAIPMGVIILSSSILAFLSYYILVRNPSIKVNGKKQIVQNHNL